GATGGATATCAATATGCCGGATATCGACGGCATCACAGCTACGGAAAATATACGTTCGCAATCCCCGCACGTGCAAGTCGTTATCCTTTCCGTTCAAAGCGACCAAAATTATATGCGTCGCGCCATGCTTGCCGGGGCGAGGGATTTTCTGACGAAGCCCCCTCTTGGCGATGAGCTGATATCCGCGATCAAGCGGGCGGGGGAGATGGCGCATGTTGAACGCGAGAAGGGCGCCAAACAACAAATGGCGATGTCCGCAGCGGCAGGGATGGCGGGCTTTGGAGGTTATGCGCCGCCGGTTCGAGGGAAGATCGTCCTTGTCTATAGCCCGAAGGGCGGCACAGGTTGTACGACCATTGCCGTCAACCTGGCGATTGCCTTGAATAACGAGGATACGCGGTCTGTCCTTGTCGATGGTAATCTGCAATTTGGAGATGTGGCCATCTTTGTGAACGAACAGGGGAAAAATACGATTGTCGACATCGCCCCGCGTGTGGACGACCTCGATGCCGAGATTGCGGATGAGATTCTGATCAAACACGAAGCTTCCGGGATCCGCATTCTGGCGGCACCACAACGGCCGGAAATGGCGGAGAAGGTTTCGCCCGACCAGTTCATGAAAGTCCTGCAATTCCTGCAGAAGATCTATTCCTATGTCGTCGTTGATACCTCGCCGATTCTCACCGATGTCATTCTTTCCGCATTCGATATAAGCGATGTTGTGGTGCTGGTCACCACCCAGGAGATTCCCGCCATCAAGAATTCCCGGTTGATATTGGACCTGTTGAATACGATGGGGGTCGGCAAAGAGCGCATCATTTTTGCCATGAACCGCTACGACAAACGCATTGCCATCACCCCCGAACGTGTGGGCGAAAATCTTAAACATGAAATAGCTTCAGCCATTCCGCTGGATGAAAAAATAGCCATAAATGCGGTCAACCGCGGAGTTCCCTTCATGCTGGATAATAAATCCCAGCCGATTGGAAGAGGAATTTTCTCCCTGGCGGAAACCGTTCGTGCGCGCTTGATCGCTTTGGAAAATGAAAACGAGAGTTCCGCGATTAAGCGGTAAGGAGAAAGAGCATGTCTTTATTGAGACGCATAGAACAGGGGCAGGGATCGGGGAGTCAGCAGACACCCAGTTCACCAGCGCAGGTTCCGCCGAAGACGGGAGGCGAAGGTCAGGGGACTTCCGGAGGCGGAGGCGATTCATCACGACTATCCTCCCTCCAAGCCAGGAGGGTCAGCGCGCCGATCACGTCACCCCAGGCTGGCTCTTATTTCGACCTCAAAACCCGGGTGCAAAACAAACTCCTTGCCGAGATCGATCCGTCGATGGATGTCACAAGGACCGATGAGGTTCGCCGTACCATCCAAAACCTGTTCGAGCAGATCCTGACCGAAGAAAACATCGTACTTTCGCGTCCCGAACGCGCGAGACTGTTCGAACAAATATCGGCGGAAATCCTCGGTTTCGGTCCGTTGCAGTCCCTTCTCGAAGACGACACGATCACTGAAATCATGGTGAACGGACCCAAGAATGTTTATATCGAACGCAAGGGTAAAGTGCATCGCGTTCCGATCACGTTTGAAAACAACGATCACGTCATGCGGATCATCGACCGCATCGTTGCTCCGCTTGGACGCCGTATCGACGAATCGAGCCCATACGTGGACGCCCGCCTTCCTGACGGTTCCCGCGTCAATGCCGTCATTCCGCCCATTTCGCTTGTGGGACCGGTCCTGACGATCCGTAAATTTTCCAAGAACCCCATTACGGTGGACCAGATGATCCAATTCGGGTCGGTCAGTCCTGAATCGGTGCAATTTCTCAAGGCTTGCGTCGAAGCGCGGCTTAACATCATCATTTCCGGCGGTACCGGTTCAGGTAAAACGACCCTGTTGAATGTTCTTTCGGGTTTCATTCCATCCGACGAGCGCATCATTACCATCGAAAACGCCGCAGAATTGCAGTTGCGCCAGGAGCATGTGGTCACCCTTGAATCCCGCCCTCCGAACATCGAAGGCCGCGGTGAAATAACGATCCGCGACCTGGTGATCAACGCCCTCCGTATGCGCCCTGAACGCATCATTGTCGGCGAATGTCGCGGTGGCGAGACCCTGGATATGCTTCAAGCAATGAACACCGGCCATGACGGCTCGATGACGACCGCTCATGCCAACTCGCCTCGCGACGCTTTGGCTCGTATCGAAACCATGTGTTTGATGGCCGGCATGGACCTGCCTGTGAGGGCGATCCGAGAACAGGTGGCAAGCGCGGTGGATGTCATTTGCCAACAGGAACGCATGCGTGACGGCACCCGTAAGGTGGTTACCATCGCCGAGGTGAGCGGCATGGAAGGTGATGTGATCACCATGACCGATATTTTCATATTTGAACAGACGGGTACGGAGAACGGACGCATTGTCGGCCGGCTTCGCCCGACAGGCTTGCGACCTAAGTTCATGGACAAGATCGAGGCGGCGGGCATCCACTTACCGCCCTCCATATTCGGCATTGGCGAACGAAGACGATACTAATCAGATGTCAGGAAGACTGGAACCAAAGGAAGTAGCTCAATGGAATGGATCATCATTGTTGGCGGAATAGTCCTGATCGTTCTGCTGATTTTTGGTCTGATTGCCTCTTTGAACAGCGAGCGTTCCCTGGTCGAGGAGCGCCTCAGCCAATATATTGAGGATGAAGGGCAGAAAAACCTCGATCGGGAGGCTCAGAAGTATGTCATTACGAACTGGGTTTCCAAGCGGGTGGAAAAAACCCCGTTCGGCGGCCGCATTGCGCGCGATCTGGCGCGTGCGGATCTGAAATTCAAGGTGGCCGAATATATCGTTTTAATCGCACTGAGCATTTTATTCTTCGGACTTGTAGCGTGGTTCATTGGAAATCAACATTGGTTCTCGGCATTGATCGGCGCTGTCTTCGGCGCGATTGCGCCGCGCATGTATGTCCGCTCACAACAGAGAAAAAGGCTGCAAAAATTCAGCGACCAGCTGCCGGATATGCTGAACCTCATGGTAAACGGACTCCGCGCCGGTTACTCCACCATGCAGGCCATGGAGGCGATCAGCAAGGAACTTCCGGCTCCGATCAATGACGAGTTTCGCCGCGTCGTGCAGGAATTGCAGATCGGCATCCCTATGGAAACGGCGCTCGACAATCTTCTTCGCCGCATTCCCAGCGACGATCTTGATTTTGTCGTAACAGCGATCAACGTCCAGCGCGAAGTGGGCGGTAATCTATCGGAGATTCTCGATAATATCTCCTTTACCATTCGCGAAC
This portion of the Anaerolineales bacterium genome encodes:
- a CDS encoding response regulator, with amino-acid sequence MAADKIRVLIVDDIAETRENVRKLLQFESDIEVVGTARTGREGIQLSQEVNPDVVLMDINMPDIDGITATENIRSQSPHVQVVILSVQSDQNYMRRAMLAGARDFLTKPPLGDELISAIKRAGEMAHVEREKGAKQQMAMSAAAGMAGFGGYAPPVRGKIVLVYSPKGGTGCTTIAVNLAIALNNEDTRSVLVDGNLQFGDVAIFVNEQGKNTIVDIAPRVDDLDAEIADEILIKHEASGIRILAAPQRPEMAEKVSPDQFMKVLQFLQKIYSYVVVDTSPILTDVILSAFDISDVVVLVTTQEIPAIKNSRLILDLLNTMGVGKERIIFAMNRYDKRIAITPERVGENLKHEIASAIPLDEKIAINAVNRGVPFMLDNKSQPIGRGIFSLAETVRARLIALENENESSAIKR
- a CDS encoding CpaF family protein, whose translation is MSLLRRIEQGQGSGSQQTPSSPAQVPPKTGGEGQGTSGGGGDSSRLSSLQARRVSAPITSPQAGSYFDLKTRVQNKLLAEIDPSMDVTRTDEVRRTIQNLFEQILTEENIVLSRPERARLFEQISAEILGFGPLQSLLEDDTITEIMVNGPKNVYIERKGKVHRVPITFENNDHVMRIIDRIVAPLGRRIDESSPYVDARLPDGSRVNAVIPPISLVGPVLTIRKFSKNPITVDQMIQFGSVSPESVQFLKACVEARLNIIISGGTGSGKTTLLNVLSGFIPSDERIITIENAAELQLRQEHVVTLESRPPNIEGRGEITIRDLVINALRMRPERIIVGECRGGETLDMLQAMNTGHDGSMTTAHANSPRDALARIETMCLMAGMDLPVRAIREQVASAVDVICQQERMRDGTRKVVTIAEVSGMEGDVITMTDIFIFEQTGTENGRIVGRLRPTGLRPKFMDKIEAAGIHLPPSIFGIGERRRY
- a CDS encoding type II secretion system F family protein — its product is MEWIIIVGGIVLIVLLIFGLIASLNSERSLVEERLSQYIEDEGQKNLDREAQKYVITNWVSKRVEKTPFGGRIARDLARADLKFKVAEYIVLIALSILFFGLVAWFIGNQHWFSALIGAVFGAIAPRMYVRSQQRKRLQKFSDQLPDMLNLMVNGLRAGYSTMQAMEAISKELPAPINDEFRRVVQELQIGIPMETALDNLLRRIPSDDLDFVVTAINVQREVGGNLSEILDNISFTIRERIRIKGEVRVLTAQVRTSGTVLSLIPFGLTLILWFLNPDYLLSITDRGMLCAGIIICVVLGLIFSGYFVMMRIADIEV